The following nucleotide sequence is from Mytilus trossulus isolate FHL-02 chromosome 9, PNRI_Mtr1.1.1.hap1, whole genome shotgun sequence.
TACTGATTAATTGTCTACGATATACAACATTTATCATAATGATAAGCAAACATAAATCATAGTTGATTAAACTTTAAGATTATCTATGGTAATTTTACATAACTTACGATTAAGTTGTATTCCTttttaaagatgaaaaaaaataccaaaaatacgATTTTCTTATCTTTTCATGTTGTGTTTGTTGAACTTGTTTCTTAAAAGAGTGATAAATTAATGGCAAATGAATTTACAGTTGAATAAACAGAGTAGAGCCATACAAGGGAAAGCCCTACTTAATTTGAAACAATCATTTACGGTACACCGTTTTCGGAATTTATGTCATATTGCCTtaaacagtatatatttgtttaggagccagctgaaggacgcctccgagtgcgagaatttctcgctacattgcaGACCTATTGGTAtccttttgctgttgttttttctatggtcgggttgttgtctctttgacacatccccatttccattctcaattttgtgcATGTCAGTTAACAAATGTATGGTTTATATCGTCTGCCGAGAAAACCAAGCTGactaattataattatttattttgcagtTCCACCTTCCAAACCTTATGTTATAACTATAGTTAGTTCACCAAAAGATGTCACAACTACCCCAACAACGTTAGAAAATGCGACTAATCCTCACGTTACTGCTCcacaaaatagatttaaaacGACTAATAGCCAGATCAATTCGAACCAGCACACAACAAATGACGAGCAGTTTAAACATGAACCGTCATTTAACTCCACCATCTTACAGATAGGAgatgaaataacatttatttgtagtGGAAATGTTGGAAATCCACCAGGTGTATTCATCTGGCAAAAATATAGGCATGGCGAAAATCcaacaaattatacaaatataactaCAACTATCCAGGAGTTATCTGATATTTGCTCCTACAATGGTACAAGTACCTTGAAAATCCATGTAACTGATGAGGACAACCAGGCCATCATTCGATGTAGTTTAAATTCAACATTAGCGCAACCAAGTGTGTATACAGATACAAAACCACTGGAGGTTCAGTGTAAGTAgttgttcattttctttttaattataacattctgtttttttaataaattgaaattacaAAAGTGAAACAAAATTGTGAACACTAACTTAGTGTTGTCTAGAAATGTATGATCAGCTGGTATTGTACAGGCGTTCAAATAGCATTACTTATTTTATACTTTGACGTTTATATaagtcataaaatatataattcttGATTGCAATCCTGTTTCTACTGAACCATATACTACTACTGTAGTAAATGAATATGTTCACAATGCTCCTTTAAAAAACCCATCCACATGATCAAGATACCTGACATTAATATAAGTTGTCAGCTTTTCCATGTCAAGAGTAGTATTCAtaaataagaccaaaaaatattcagcttggataatgtatgtatgtatactATATGGTCTCCTCTACTGACTGCATAATAGCACTTTTATGATAAGATTCAGTTTGTAGGTATAGTACAAGTTGAATTAAACGCATGTTACAGTTCATGCATGATGTATGTTAAGCATTATGTTCTGGTGTTAATCAATGATCGAATAAAATTTTTCTAATCTTAACAGCTCCTGATTATGATACTACAATAGAATTTATACGAACAACGTTAGTTACTACGAGAGACAATACTGTTTCAGATTCAACCAATCAACCAGAAGTGGACAGTGCCAGTGGAAACATAGGTAATACCTAGTTCATAATGTCTGTGGTTTAACACTTTtacattaacataaaaaaaaatgataaaactgtAAAAGATGATggatttaaaattcaaaatatttttttttctataatgtcctgtaccaagtcatgaaaatggctatttttatattatagttcgtttctgtgtgtattacatttaaaggttgtgtttctgttgtgttgcAGGTTTCCTTTTCTATAAgttgtgtttccctcagttaaagtttgtaacccggatttgtgtttatctctcaatcgatttatgagtttcgaacagtggtatactactgttgcttttataaTACGTTGAAACCTGTTTAAACGGCCTTTCTCTAGATTTCAGGAGTACAgaagggacaaaagataccagaggcaCATTCAAACtcagatagaaaataaactgacaacgtcatggctaaaaaagaaaaagagaagagaactaatacacaaaaaaaaccatagaaaactaaaatgaaGAAACACGATTACCTACAATAACTGGGATTGATCTCAGGTTCTGCGGATGGATAacagatcttgctccacatgcAACACCGGTCGCGTCTTGCTCATGTTATTTTGAACCCAGTAAATAatctaattataaatatatacttttgtttgtctcttTTCGCAGTTGTTCTTAGTGTATGTATTGGTATAGCAGTCTTGCTTTTAGTGATAATTGgaatttggtgtttttacaaACCAAAGGGAGAAAAGTAAgttatttgaagttattttactaaattttctATATTACGGATTATATTTGAAACTGTTACTGGTTAAGAATAAATCATTTACAGCTGTGCATCTTCGACGAGCATAATTTAACAATCTATTTAACAAGTATAAATAGTTTGGTTTGTCGAATACATCACACATTGAATGATTCTAAACAATAAAGATAGAAATGGAAGATGCCATGCTTATTTGCTTCTGCAACTTTTCATTTTTCGAcaacaagttttaaaatgttgtagATTGATATTTCCATCAGACTATTGGTACCTCAAAAAGTATTGCTGTGAACCCTACTGAccgttttgtttacattttcatattagGCAGACAAAAACttttcaaagacaaaaaaagataaatcacttgtaaagttatttaaatgtttgcttTTCAAATATCCCTCAAATAagaatttttgataaatttgaggAATTTAACGTTCAAAATGCCATTATCACTGTCAGTAAATTTCCCTATGCCCCATTGTATTGCGTTTGAATATCCCAATCAAAACGCCAAGCTCATACATGTCAAGCATGTTCTCACAATACGtgcttgagcttttgatttcgcCATTTTATAAGGATTTAACTTCTTCACGGTACTTATATCCAGTCTTACAATCTGTTCCAATAGATTTAGCAGAAATCGGGTTGGTTATCgacttaaaatattatatatttagttaTCTGCATGAATTGGCTGTCCTTTACGTTTGGTTTGTGTCTCCGGCGACGTGCCACACGTGTTTTCAGTCTGAGACCTTTTTATGTCATAACAGTTTTCCGAAGTGCTTTTTTATCGACTATGTCCTTTaaatgattttgacattttcacgGAATGTGCGTTCGCATAGTGCATGAATGAGACACTTATCTTCCAATCAGCCAATAACCTTTGGGTGTTAATTCTATTCCATCAGTTAATGTGTATAACCTTTATATCCATTATCCTATATGGTTGGTGGGATTTGAAAATCAGAAAAGTACTTGTACTTAAAGTAAGTAAATGATCATGAGTTGAATTTTCTTTCAGGAAAGCAAGTCGATATCAGGTTACTGAAAAATCTaatattagccaatcaaaacaaacgatttattttaaacaagtttCTCAGGCAGACAGTTATGAAAAAATCCCGTTGAAAATTGATACTGGAAAAGAGAAAACAACGGTTGACATTGATGACATTAAAAAGCAGAATATGGTATACATAGTAACACAGAAAaaagatgatgaaaataaattttccaCGTATGTAttagaaacatattttatataaacgaAGCAATTGATAAGGGCTTTTTTGTAGCTGAGTAATACAAAATGTGGGCATAGTTTCTTTGACTTAACGtttattgatattgattcaATGTTGAAGGTCTAATAATAATTATCTTATTGTTACTggctttttttaacattatgttTAACTACTTTTATGCAATGTGAGGATATTCTTTGTTTCTAGAACACATGTCCTTAGTGTTGATGTGATTGTTGGTACTTACCGTAACGCTTTTAGAAATTATCAAACACTGTgtcaatatatgtatatgtactaCCATGTCCAGTATTTAACAACATAAATTGTCTATACCAGCTCTTAATCAAGTGTATcaattttttctaatttcatcaaattctaaaaaaaaaagcagcattgatattttaataaagacAGCTATAAACACCGTTCCTTGCTTAGAACAGGCATACATTTGTTAGATTTTTAACAAGTGTGTACAAAAAACCGATATAAAT
It contains:
- the LOC134683209 gene encoding uncharacterized protein LOC134683209 isoform X1 — encoded protein: MTMHLINCFATVCLLIISEIHDVYSITVRINQNISGVIDESGTQIKCSFTRHNVIKIFAIEFKAENETVVTILPDDKPRFTTKGQYLEDRVTVMNISKDSTEAILTFIYLTCTDQTNYSCSVLYLDQNSKTERRNSGMSTLFVKVPPSKPYVITIVSSPKDVTTTPTTLENATNPHVTAPQNRFKTTNSQINSNQHTTNDEQFKHEPSFNSTILQIGDEITFICSGNVGNPPGVFIWQKYRHGENPTNYTNITTTIQELSDICSYNGTSTLKIHVTDEDNQAIIRCSLNSTLAQPSVYTDTKPLEVQSPDYDTTIEFIRTTLVTTRDNTVSDSTNQPEVDSASGNIVVLSVCIGIAVLLLVIIGIWCFYKPKGEKKASRYQVTEKSNISQSKQTIYFKQVSQADSYEKIPLKIDTGKEKTTVDIDDIKKQNMVYIVTQKKDDENKFSTFRRNSPFQH
- the LOC134683209 gene encoding uncharacterized protein LOC134683209 isoform X2, coding for MTMHLINCFATVCLLIISEIHDVYSITVRINQNISGVIDESGTQIKCSFTRHNVIKIFAIEFKAENETVVTILPDDKPRFTTKGQYLEDRVTVMNISKDSTEAILTFIYLTCTDQTNYSCSVLYLDQNSKTERRNSGMSTLFVKVPPSKPYVITIVSSPKDVTTTPTTLENATNPHVTAPQNRFKTTNSQINSNQHTTNDEQFKHEPSFNSTILQIGDEITFICSGNVGNPPGVFIWQKYRHGENPTNYTNITTTIQELSDICSYNGTSTLKIHVTDEDNQAIIRCSLNSTLAQPSVYTDTKPLEVQSPDYDTTIEFIRTTLVTTRDNTVSDSTNQPEVDSASGNIVVLSVCIGIAVLLLVIIGIWCFYKPKGEKKASRYQVTEKSNISQSKQTIYFKQVSQADSYEKIPLKIDTGKEKTTVDIDDIKKQNMVYIVTQKKDDENKFST
- the LOC134683209 gene encoding uncharacterized protein LOC134683209 isoform X3; its protein translation is MTMHLINCFATVCLLIISEIHDVYSITVRINQNISGVIDESGTQIKCSFTRHNVIKIFAIEFKAENETVVTILPDDKPRFTTKGQYLEDRVTVMNISKDSTEAILTFIYLTCTDQTNYSCSVLYLDQNSKTERRNSGMSTLFVKVPPSKPYVITIVSSPKDVTTTPTTLENATNPHVTAPQNRFKTTNSQINSNQHTTNDEQFKHEPSFNSTILQIGDEITFICSGNVGNPPGVFIWQKYRHGENPTNYTNITTTIQELSDICSYNGTSTLKIHVTDEDNQAIIRCSLNSTLAQPSVYTDTKPLEVQSPDYDTTIEFIRTTLVTTRDNTVSDSTNQPEVDSASGNIDFRSTEGTKDTRGTFKLR